A stretch of the Triplophysa dalaica isolate WHDGS20190420 chromosome 19, ASM1584641v1, whole genome shotgun sequence genome encodes the following:
- the LOC130407410 gene encoding uncharacterized protein LOC130407410, which translates to MIQLLHLCVLLSLTAKCATANTSLNNSLAMMTVSDYTQLTCCHPGQNISRCSFFINSREISQETYKNFCCEHLLSGQQLLEGKAEKQLISTVNVRCVTQPDFGNNSTYVTITVWRLPLSGKHAVILLLVFGALVLFCMLIFMPVCIWYCVSKKQGCKRQFQPVRSHELYTDTQGVNHGIEEAQEDTSEVEELFYATVKHTSIDGLSSRVKFESGTDYATVVIN; encoded by the exons ATGATCCAGCTGCTTCATTTGTGTGTGCTCt TGAGCCTTACTGCCAAATGTGCAACTGCAA ACACGTCTCTGAACAACAGTCTTGCTATGATGACTGTCAGTGACTATACTCAACTGACATGCTGTCATCCAGGCCAGAATATATCACGCTGCTCTTTCTTCATCAACTCAAGGGAAATCAGCCAGGAAACATACAAAAACTTTTGCTGTGAGCACCTTCTCAGTGGACAACAGCTATTAGAGGGTAAAGCTGAAAAACAGCTCATATCAACTGTTAATGTCCGCTGCGTAACCCAGCCCGACTTTGGCAATAACAGCACCTACGTCACCATCACAGTTTGGAGGCTAC cCCTTTCTGGTAAACATGCCGTCATTTTGCTGCTTGTATTCGGGGCACTGGTTCTGTTCTGTATGCTCATCTTCATGCCTGTATGCATTTGGTACTGTGTTTCCAAAAAACAAG GATGCAAAAGACAGTTTCAACCAGTGAG ATCTCATGAACTGTACACCG acACACAAGGTGTAAATCATGGTATTGAGGAAGCACAAGAAGACACGTCAGAG GTAGAGGAGTTATTTTATGCCACAGTGAAACACACAAGTATTGATGGTCTGTCTTCCAGAGTGAAGTTTGAATCAGGGACCGACTATGCTACAGTGGTCATAAACTAA